The Pseudomonas nunensis genome includes the window CTCAAGCAACGTGGCGTCAGGGTGGAGCGCTCATGAACCGTGTGATCGACTGGAACGAAATCCTGCAACTGGTGCTGACGGCCACCGGTGAAACCCTGTACATGGTGCTGTTGGCGGGATTGTTTACCTTGCTGATCGGCTTGCCGCTCGGTGTGTTGCTGTTCATCAGCCGCAGCGGCGGCTTGTTCCCGATGCCGCGACTCAACAAAGGCCTGGGCAGTCTGGTCAACGTGGGTCGCTCGCTGCCCTTTGTGGTGATGCTGATTGCCCTTATCCCGCTGACTCGGCTGGTGGTCGGCACGACCCTGGGCAGCACCGCCGCCGTAGTGCCGATCACCATCGGCGCCTTTCCGTTCTTCGCGCGCATCGTCGAAAACGCTCTGGACGAAGTCGACAAGGGCCGCATCGAAGCGATCCTCGCCATGGGCGGTGACATCTGGCATGTGATTTTCAAAGTGCTGCTGCCCGAAGCGATGCCGGCGTTGCTGGCGGGCATCACGCTGACGCTGGTGATGCTGATCGGGTTTTCTTCCATGGCCGGGGTCATCGGTGGCGGCGGACTCGGCGACCTGGCGATTCGCTACGGCTACCAGCGTTTCAATAACCAGGTAATGGTCGCCACGGTGGTGGTGCTGGTGATTCTGGTGCAGAGCGTGCAAAGCCTCGGCGATCGGTTGGTTCGCTCGTTGGCGCACCGTCGATGAGGCCGCTGGCCGTGGCGCCCGAGCCGCTGATTCGTGTGCGTGAACTGAGCAAAACCTTTGGCGCCAGCCGCGCGCTGGATCGGGTCAGCCTGGAAATTTATCCCGCCGAAGTGGTGGCGCTGCTGGGTGCCAACGGCGCGGGCAAATCGACTCTGGTGAAGATTCTCGGCGGCAGTCAGGCCGCCGATTCCGGTGAGCTGTGGGTCGATGGCCAACCCCGGCATTTTGCCTCGCCACTGTCGGCGCGGCGGGTCGGGATTGTCGCGGTGCATCAGCAGGTCAACGATGGCATTGCCCCCGGTTTGAGCGTGGCGGAAAACCTCTTGCTCGATGAACTCTGCCAGCCCGGCGCGGACTTCTGGCTCAACCGCAAGCGCCTGTTCGAACGGGCCGCGAGCATCGCTGCCGGCCTCGGGCTGGAG containing:
- a CDS encoding methionine ABC transporter permease, translating into MNRVIDWNEILQLVLTATGETLYMVLLAGLFTLLIGLPLGVLLFISRSGGLFPMPRLNKGLGSLVNVGRSLPFVVMLIALIPLTRLVVGTTLGSTAAVVPITIGAFPFFARIVENALDEVDKGRIEAILAMGGDIWHVIFKVLLPEAMPALLAGITLTLVMLIGFSSMAGVIGGGGLGDLAIRYGYQRFNNQVMVATVVVLVILVQSVQSLGDRLVRSLAHRR